In Trichomycterus rosablanca isolate fTriRos1 chromosome 5, fTriRos1.hap1, whole genome shotgun sequence, the sequence aatgactgGAAAGCCGGAACAGTCTGTTCTTCCGGAACACTCACAAGCGTTCAGTGTCAAACAAGCTGCTCATTTATAAATGAGGTTTAATAACAAGAACACTGAAGCGATTTATCCacagagcactttattaggaacacctgttaTTGTATTTAAAGAGACAGTACACAGTAAACATGAGCGTCAAGTCAAGAGAggcttttattgtcatttcagctccttggggtcattcctgggattgtgtgccttttggaccttaaaacattttgaaaatgaaacacagttttaatttgtttttgatgttttattataaaaaggacgtgTTATACTTTTTCCAACTAATAttggcagacatcccaagttgcagaaactcatttcagggagatACCCctggacctcgaccccgaccccccaagcccccccccaaaaaagaaaataataaaaagctaaaaaacctcttgcacacaccaaaggatatatgggtgataacagaacttttaggagctgcccagctaacagggaacgttcccacaactttcACTAACGTTACGTGAAAGTTCTCCTAATGTTATGAGCAAACGTTCTCACAATAACGTTAATAGAACGTTCTATAAACGTTACGTGACATTGATAAATATCCTGTTCAATGTGTAATGTTATATGAACGTTCTTTTAACGtttttttatgtatgtgtgtgatattcTTTAGACGCATATTaggaaaaattatatatatatatatagtcaacTGATTTACATTGATTTAAAGAGGTCATAAGATGCACCACTGTAAGACTGAATTCATTGCTTTCTACTAAACAGTTTtgctttatataatattttatttaataatatatttaagataaaccataatttttcatgattttataaaaaactgcattaaaaactgcaggacaaatattacattacatatcattcagttaaaagacTTTATAGACTTTATTATGTCTATTCTGCACAAAGCTCTCTTCTTTACACAGCACGTCAGTCTCGGCAGAGACAAGTGCCATCATATGGCAGCCTTGTTGATTTGGGTTGAGAAAAACGTGTCTCGCACTGATGTGGAATGCTCGTGGAAGAGGGCGAAGACATCGAAAACAGACGAAATTGCAGCCAAGCGGGTGTCTGAGATGACACCATCCACAACACGAGGTTAGTAATTAATTTGCAAGTGATGTTGCCTGGTTTATTTGCTTAACGCTAGGTGGATTAAAGCAGTGTTTTCCCTAACTCGGTCCTAGAGGACCCCTTGCCCTTCACATTTTAGTTTTTACCCTGCTCCCAACACGCCTGATCCAACTAATCAGCTGATTAACAAACCCCTTTCGGAGACGAAGCTGGTGTGGTAGAGCAAGAAACTACTAAAATGTGCAGGGGTCCTCCAAGACCACTGGGTTAAAGCCATTATGAGGATGAgtagtatttattaaacaatgCTAACACAGTCACATTGTTCTGTGGTACTactgaagaataattaattTAAGCTTTATGTTCATATTGAAATTTTAGTTGGCCAGACAGTGATCTATTCTGAATCCTTAAAATATTGTTAATCTGATATACTGCATGAAGAGTGTAGTGTACACTGTGAGTTTAAAAGACTGTTGATagtattacttattttatttcagcTGGAATCAAAAGACCTGTCACACAGGAGGACAAAGAATGGGCACTGGCATCTTTGTCAAAACTTGGGCGTTTCACTGGAATGGGCTGGATTTTGAGTCCTGAACCGCCTCAGGTACGACTTCTGTCTCTTGCACTTTGATTTGCCCACCATGTTTCCAGAAACATCACATATGCTATGTTAAGTCATTAACAATTTGGTTATTATGCAATTTAGTACAATGTCAAAAAGAAATCATTTCAACTAGAGATGTAGTTGTACTGTAAACAGTTGTACTGCGTAGTAAAAATGGCTACACAGTTTAAACCCATGACAGATTTGAACTTAAACCTTTTTGACTTGCAAGGAAATTAGCATTTGTTATATAAATGTCTGACACAATGTGCTTAACTTTAAATTCAGACACTACCCATCAAGACATTTGATGGGTTAGTGACCAGCCCAGGTTATGCCCAAGCTGAAGACAAGGCTCTTTATTTGCTGTCATCGCTTGCTGTCACAGATGATGAGAAGCAGCAGATCGAGGCAGCAACAGTTGGGCAAGCAAAGAACCCTTTATGGTAAGAAAGTGCATTAATAAAAACTGCTGTGGCCCTGGGAACTTAATGCACTGCAACATACAATGTATGCAGATAGACAAAACACAAATTAAGAATATATCAATTTGACAACCTATGCACTTCATTTAGAAAACATGCTGCAAATTCATATGTTGTGAGGTGTTGTCTGAATTTGCTGCAGATTTTCTAAATGCTTTGTATGGGCTGTCGGGTAGATGTTTTCTTGATTTGCTTGCATTTTTTGGTCTACagtatttgcatgttttctcaAGTCATAATGCATTGAGCTCTTAGCATCactgtacaaaataaaatacaagctGAAATAATACAAAACTAGTAATTGCAacttgcctttttttttttttttttaaataacaggtCGGCATTTCGCAAGAAACGTATCACGGCAAGCAACTTTGGTGTGGTCTTGGCAGCAGTCAAGCGGAAGTCTTACCCCCCTTCCTTATTCAAAACCCTGCTTGGCCATTACAATGTCCAAGACGGATCTAAAGTAAGAAGTGGATAAGTGATTAAACTTATCAGTGTATCTAAGATTAAGTgacattttttgtgtttttattaaaggCATGTGATTGGGGAATCCTTCATGAGCCAAGGGCAAAGCAGCAGTACACAGAGCGCACTGGTGTCGATATCCAGGAGAGGGGACTGTTCCTGTCTGATAGCGGCCTGCTTGGTGGATCTCCAGACGGGACAGTATCTGGTGATTGCATTATTGAGGTGAAATGTCCATGGTCGGCCAGAACCAAGACTATTCTGCAGGCAGCAGAGAGTAAGGACTTTTTTCTTGAGTTGGAGGAGGTGACTGGTTCTCTAACACTAAAACCAACTCACCACTATTGGCATCAGATCCAGGGCAACCTACACCTGACTAGAGCTAACTGTTGTCATCTACTTGTATGGACTCCTCTTGACCTTGTGATTCTGCCAGTGCTCATAGACCCAACATGGGTGGTTAACATTGACACCCtggaaacattttataaaaactgTTTCCTACCACACATTCTGTCACAGacttaattaatttgcatttgtaatttattggatgaattgattaattaaattaatttataattaataatatttatataattcatatgtttatatatatatatgtgttattataatacttaataaatagACTTCAGCacttcaaataaataatacttaataGAGAGGAGAAACATTTTTATctggttttactttttttaataaaagttgCAAAACAAACTTGCCTGAATTATTCAAAACTAACATTAAAAAGACCAGAAAGACACAATTAGTTAATTTATTGAATTTCACGGAGAATGGGTGTTTGCAAATTAGtaagacacacacatactttcaGTATCTTGATGTTTTTTCTAAATTGATATGGGATATGGTCCAAAATGCTAAACGACTTCAGCCTCTGAATGGACCGCTCCACATGTATCCTTGCACTGGAGATGAGTCTGTTATTGTTGACTTCCTCCTGTGTAAACTGTCCATTGACAAGGAAAGATGGGATGTTAAGAAGGACTCCCTCTGGCAAAATATCCCGAATTGTGAAGCCCTTGTCTGCCATAACCATATCACCTGGTTGTAGATGTTGGAGAAGTCCACAGTCCGCTGTTATTGCTTTGTCTGAGGCACTCCCACCGTACAGGTCACTGGCATAGGTAATCACTCCATTGGGAGACACACCAATGGGCTTGTTAAGTCTGACGTCACACGTGACGTTCGGACCATTTCCGGGtccaaacgcaaacaactatgataagataagataaggctgaacctctgaacctttttatatatattgtaaaagcaatattgcactaattgtaattttctatgtttattgtcataaatatttcctgtttggttaaataatacttatttgaagtggagacttggtattttaactattgataatttttcctggtaatcaatgtatgctgttattcattagtcctctttggttagcccttaagagggcagaattgtattggctctatatacggaaaatatatataaaatatacggaaagaaagaggacgcggagcaatagattttttaccgtagttttgtttgttatacgccaattgcgaacatattgagtttttattttgtttttataagaaacttggattaatggataagccaatttaagaagaaagttaaaataaataatgtttgtggaaaacttatggaactctgtgtcgctgtcattggaaattgggtttacaaacacgagtcataaacttctagtccttctcaatagcgatctggacgagaaaaggtcttttatatatatatatatatatatatatatagacatagacaagatgtgcagtacactagttcatgtcattatttaatttcatgtcaactcatcaagaggtaagcggtcatatttttaattcattacatgaaaactgacatttctgactctttggttttacttttaatcagtatagcttatagcttataaaaataaaaaatccaggatatcacatgtaaattatatgaacatattacatgtaaattaaaaacagctcgaaacacgtgtaatgaatatacaatttgacagtttacattaaattatgaacaaaaatattacttcatgatatctaattgcaagaaaagcggtagaaagacagttgggtggtttttttccgactcggacacagcactgtggtatattgaaaatacgaggggtctcagccagagcggtagagagaacagagtggcgacactcccatagggaaccgttggaaagggggcgggacatattttctgtgcagcttccgggttgtggagctctgtatagttccaaacaacccatagagccccattcatttccactacttatcaagcatttttagctgtatgttgctttgttttaaaaaaataatgaatttgatgtcattaatatacgtaatactgttattatttagcatttgctca encodes:
- the LOC134314206 gene encoding uncharacterized protein LOC134314206 isoform X1, whose product is MAALLIWVEKNVSRTDVECSWKRAKTSKTDEIAAKRVSEMTPSTTRAGIKRPVTQEDKEWALASLSKLGRFTGMGWILSPEPPQTLPIKTFDGLVTSPGYAQAEDKALYLLSSLAVTDDEKQQIEAATVGQAKNPLWSAFRKKRITASNFGVVLAAVKRKSYPPSLFKTLLGHYNVQDGSKACDWGILHEPRAKQQYTERTGVDIQERGLFLSDSGLLGGSPDGTVSGDCIIEVKCPWSARTKTILQAAESKDFFLELEEVTGSLTLKPTHHYWHQIQGNLHLTRANCCHLLVWTPLDLVILPVLIDPTWVVNIDTLETFYKNCFLPHILSQT
- the LOC134314206 gene encoding uncharacterized protein LOC134314206 isoform X2, with amino-acid sequence MAALLIWVEKNVSRTDVECSWKRAKTSKTDEIAAKRVSEMTPSTTRAGIKRPVTQEDKEWALASLSKLGRFTGMGWILSPEPPQMMRSSRSRQQQLGKQRTLYGRHFARNVSRQATLVWSWQQSSGSLTPLPYSKPCLAITMSKTDLKHVIGESFMSQGQSSSTQSALVSISRRGDCSCLIAACLVDLQTGQYLVIALLR